The following coding sequences are from one Mycolicibacterium aichiense window:
- a CDS encoding nitronate monooxygenase, whose translation MHTALCDELGIEFPIFAFTHCRDVVVAVSKAGGFGVLGAVGFTPEQLEIELKWIDENIGDHPYGVDIVIPNKYEGMDANMSTDELTKMLQSMVPQQHLDFAKKLLADHGVPVDDADNNALQLLGWTEATATPQVEIALTHPKVKLIANALGTPPADMIKHIHDSGRKVAALCGSPAQALKHAEADVDIIIAQGGEGGGHCGEVGSIVLWPQVVKAVAPRPVLAAGGIGSGYQIAAALALGCQGAWSGSQWLMVEEAENTPVQQAAYVKASSRDTVRSRSFTGKPCRMLKNDWTEAWQAEGNPEPLGMPLQYMVSGMAVAATSKYPNETVDVAFNPVGQVVGQFSKVEKTAAVIERWVQEYLESTSRLEELNASV comes from the coding sequence ATGCACACAGCCCTTTGCGACGAGCTCGGTATCGAGTTCCCCATCTTCGCTTTCACCCATTGCCGTGACGTCGTCGTTGCCGTCAGCAAGGCCGGCGGCTTCGGCGTGCTGGGTGCGGTCGGCTTCACGCCGGAGCAGCTCGAGATCGAGCTGAAGTGGATCGACGAGAACATCGGCGACCACCCCTACGGTGTCGACATCGTGATCCCCAACAAGTACGAGGGCATGGACGCCAACATGTCCACCGACGAGCTCACCAAGATGCTGCAGTCGATGGTTCCCCAGCAGCACCTCGATTTCGCCAAGAAGCTGCTCGCCGACCACGGCGTGCCGGTCGACGACGCGGACAACAACGCGTTGCAGCTGCTGGGCTGGACCGAAGCCACTGCCACCCCGCAGGTCGAGATCGCTTTGACGCACCCCAAGGTGAAGCTGATCGCCAATGCCCTGGGCACCCCGCCTGCCGACATGATCAAGCACATCCACGATTCAGGCCGCAAAGTCGCCGCGCTGTGCGGCTCCCCCGCGCAAGCCCTCAAGCACGCCGAGGCCGACGTCGACATCATCATCGCCCAGGGCGGCGAGGGTGGCGGCCACTGCGGTGAGGTCGGCTCGATCGTGCTGTGGCCCCAGGTGGTCAAGGCGGTGGCACCGCGCCCCGTGCTGGCCGCCGGCGGTATCGGCAGCGGCTACCAGATCGCGGCCGCGCTCGCGCTCGGGTGCCAGGGGGCCTGGTCGGGTTCTCAGTGGCTGATGGTCGAAGAGGCCGAGAACACGCCGGTGCAGCAAGCCGCCTACGTCAAGGCCAGCAGCCGTGACACCGTGCGCAGCCGCTCGTTCACCGGTAAGCCGTGCCGGATGCTGAAGAACGACTGGACGGAGGCCTGGCAGGCCGAGGGCAACCCCGAGCCGCTCGGAATGCCGTTGCAGTACATGGTTTCCGGTATGGCGGTCGCAGCCACGAGCAAGTACCCGAACGAGACCGTCGACGTCGCCTTCAACCCGGTCGGTCAGGTTGTCGGTCAGTTCAGCAAGGTGGAGAAGACCGCCGCGGTGATCGAGCGCTGGGTGCAGGAGTATCTGGAGTCCACCAGTCGCCTCGAGGAGCTCAACGCCTCGGTCTGA
- a CDS encoding STAS domain-containing protein gives MAEAQFRVAAGSDLESPQVVASGEIDLANVGQFQDVVAKAATGSAALTVDLSDVTYCDSAAVRALFAVAATAELTMIIAAEGPIKTLLGISGLDRVATVITKE, from the coding sequence ATGGCAGAGGCCCAGTTCCGGGTCGCGGCGGGTTCCGATCTGGAGTCGCCACAAGTGGTTGCCTCCGGTGAGATCGACCTGGCCAATGTCGGGCAGTTCCAGGATGTCGTCGCCAAGGCCGCGACCGGCTCTGCCGCGTTGACCGTCGATCTGTCAGACGTCACCTACTGCGACAGCGCGGCGGTGCGTGCGCTGTTTGCGGTGGCCGCCACGGCCGAGCTCACGATGATCATCGCGGCCGAGGGGCCGATCAAGACCCTGCTCGGCATCTCCGGTCTCGACCGGGTAGCCACCGTCATCACCAAGGAGTGA
- a CDS encoding ANTAR domain-containing protein: MPVPEFHRRDLSQRELFDRILERVHLDLPHAVGLTITVHDRRLDEDEVTMLASRGYGGEIVEAQLAGLGGPVIDAFVHQMPVLSLDLWADERWPELSLQAMDSRVPEHSAAWREVRGAVSVPGVWKSDSTVVLSCALDRPSTATTVTTLIGYEQLVSAAMVSAGAEDETATADMLAVLQSRGAIEQAKGAIMGRLMCDADTAWATLRRASHESNVKLRSLAVALVEHISGAPAEQPAAGSPIVPTDQARQAAGLLWAVLTHESTPAEPSGPAS, encoded by the coding sequence ATGCCCGTCCCCGAGTTCCACCGGCGCGACCTGTCCCAGCGGGAGTTGTTCGACCGGATTCTCGAACGCGTCCACCTCGACCTGCCCCATGCGGTCGGGCTGACGATCACCGTGCACGACCGGCGGCTCGACGAGGACGAGGTGACGATGCTGGCCTCCCGCGGCTACGGCGGCGAGATCGTCGAGGCGCAGCTGGCCGGGCTCGGCGGTCCGGTGATCGACGCCTTCGTCCACCAGATGCCGGTGCTGAGCCTGGATCTGTGGGCCGACGAGCGCTGGCCGGAGCTGAGCCTGCAGGCCATGGACAGCCGGGTTCCCGAGCACAGCGCGGCCTGGCGTGAGGTGCGTGGTGCGGTGTCGGTGCCCGGGGTGTGGAAGTCCGACAGCACGGTCGTGTTGTCGTGCGCGCTGGACCGGCCGTCGACGGCGACCACGGTGACCACGCTGATCGGTTACGAGCAGCTGGTCTCCGCGGCCATGGTGTCGGCCGGCGCCGAGGATGAGACCGCCACCGCCGACATGCTCGCGGTCCTGCAGTCGCGCGGAGCCATCGAGCAGGCCAAGGGGGCGATCATGGGGCGGCTGATGTGTGACGCCGACACCGCGTGGGCCACTCTTCGGCGCGCAAGCCATGAATCGAACGTCAAGCTCCGCTCACTGGCGGTGGCCCTGGTGGAACACATCAGCGGTGCACCGGCCGAGCAGCCCGCGGCCGGGTCGCCGATCGTGCCCACCGACCAGGCCCGCCAGGCCGCCGGCTTGTTGTGGGCGGTGCTGACCCACGAGTCGACCCCGGCCGAGCCGAGCGGACCGGCCAGCTGA
- a CDS encoding SDR family NAD(P)-dependent oxidoreductase, with the protein MSTSKTALVTGGGSGIGAAVADRLRADGHTVAIIDLNPSEAEHSYVADVTDRAQIDAALAEIHTTLGPVTILVNAAGKDSFRRFLDLSFEQWQNIIDINLHGVFHTIQAVLPDMVEAGWGRIVNISSSSTHSGVPYMSAYVAAKSGVNGLTKSLALEYGPAGITVNAVPPGFIDTPMLRKAEARGNMGDIQATIDATPVRRMGKPEDIAAACAFLISEEAGYITGQILGVNGGRNT; encoded by the coding sequence GTGTCCACCTCGAAGACGGCGTTGGTGACCGGTGGCGGTTCGGGAATCGGTGCGGCAGTGGCGGACCGGTTGCGGGCCGATGGCCACACCGTGGCGATCATCGACCTCAACCCCTCCGAGGCCGAACACTCCTACGTCGCCGACGTCACCGACCGCGCTCAGATCGACGCCGCGCTCGCCGAGATCCACACCACCCTCGGGCCGGTCACGATCCTGGTGAACGCCGCGGGCAAGGACAGCTTCCGGCGCTTCCTCGACCTGTCCTTCGAGCAGTGGCAGAACATCATCGACATCAACCTGCACGGCGTCTTCCACACCATCCAGGCCGTCCTGCCGGACATGGTCGAGGCAGGCTGGGGCCGCATCGTCAACATCTCCTCATCGAGCACCCACTCCGGTGTGCCCTACATGTCGGCCTACGTGGCGGCGAAGTCCGGCGTCAACGGTCTGACGAAAAGCCTTGCGCTGGAATATGGTCCGGCCGGCATCACGGTCAACGCGGTGCCACCGGGCTTCATCGACACCCCGATGCTGCGCAAGGCCGAAGCGCGCGGCAACATGGGCGACATCCAGGCCACGATCGACGCCACCCCGGTGCGCCGGATGGGCAAACCGGAGGACATCGCCGCGGCATGCGCGTTCCTCATCTCCGAAGAGGCCGGTTACATTACCGGCCAGATCCTCGGCGTGAACGGCGGCCGCAACACCTAG
- a CDS encoding TetR/AcrR family transcriptional regulator: MNAVAAATPDSAAAPDTRQRLIDAAIALFIRHSFAGTSLQMIADELGFTKAAIYHHFRTREQLLTAILEPIIDKLSAVVDDAERQRGVQARAERMLNGYARLAVQNPMLVSVLASDPSVHTVLKSNRDWTQMISRQMALLADVHPGPGGYLRAQFVFAGIAGSADPKREADDEWLHGQLVDVGRRALGLRAPRRTS; the protein is encoded by the coding sequence ATGAACGCCGTCGCTGCAGCCACTCCGGACTCCGCCGCCGCCCCCGATACCCGGCAGCGACTGATCGACGCAGCCATCGCGCTGTTCATCCGGCACAGCTTCGCCGGGACCTCGCTGCAGATGATCGCCGACGAGCTCGGCTTCACCAAAGCCGCCATCTATCACCACTTTCGGACCCGCGAGCAGTTGTTGACCGCGATCCTCGAGCCGATCATCGACAAGCTGTCCGCCGTGGTCGACGACGCGGAAAGGCAACGTGGCGTGCAGGCCCGGGCCGAACGCATGCTCAACGGCTACGCCCGGCTGGCCGTGCAGAACCCGATGCTGGTCTCGGTCCTGGCATCCGATCCGAGCGTGCACACCGTGCTCAAGTCCAACCGCGACTGGACGCAGATGATCTCGCGCCAGATGGCGCTGCTCGCCGATGTCCACCCGGGCCCGGGCGGGTATCTGCGGGCGCAGTTCGTCTTCGCCGGAATCGCAGGATCGGCCGACCCGAAACGTGAGGCCGACGACGAATGGCTGCACGGCCAGCTCGTCGATGTGGGCCGGCGTGCGCTCGGTTTGCGTGCACCACGCCGAACATCCTGA
- a CDS encoding cytochrome P450 yields the protein MTDVDAVNFFTDRGLVADPYPYLEALQARCPVSKEPHHGVWMVTGWEEATEVAGDADRFSSCIAVTGPFPGFPVPVEGRDDVPELIDRHRNELPFYDQLPALDPPVHTDHRALLMRLITPKRLKENEEAMEAMVDRALDDYLVGSGGELIAGFAQPFTLMIIADLLGVPDADRDEFVKEMASGAHHGGGIGSVKGESLAKSPLEYLYDKFSAYIEDRRADPRGDVLSEMAAATFPDGSVPGPGDVARVAANLYSAGQETTVRLLSAALQILGDNPEFQAQLRADRSKVSNFIEEALRFESPVKGDFRLSKEPVTIGGVDVPSGSTLMVVQAAANRDPRRFTDPNTFDPSRSNARQHIAFGRGIHTCPGAPLARAEARVALMRLLDRTTDIRISEEHHGPAGARRYTYVPTYILRGLTELHLEFDLA from the coding sequence GTGACCGACGTAGACGCCGTCAACTTCTTCACGGATCGCGGTCTGGTGGCTGATCCCTATCCGTATCTGGAGGCGTTGCAAGCCCGGTGCCCGGTCTCGAAGGAGCCGCACCACGGCGTGTGGATGGTCACCGGATGGGAAGAAGCCACCGAGGTCGCCGGCGACGCCGACCGCTTCTCGTCCTGCATCGCGGTGACCGGCCCCTTCCCCGGCTTCCCGGTTCCCGTCGAGGGTCGGGACGACGTGCCCGAACTGATCGACCGACACCGCAACGAGCTGCCCTTCTACGACCAGTTGCCTGCGCTCGATCCGCCCGTGCACACCGATCACCGCGCGCTGCTGATGCGGCTGATCACACCCAAGCGCCTCAAGGAGAACGAGGAGGCGATGGAGGCGATGGTCGACCGTGCGCTCGACGACTACCTCGTGGGCAGCGGCGGCGAGCTGATTGCCGGCTTCGCCCAGCCGTTCACGCTGATGATCATCGCCGACCTGCTGGGGGTCCCCGACGCCGATCGCGACGAGTTCGTCAAGGAGATGGCCAGCGGCGCGCACCACGGCGGCGGCATCGGCAGCGTGAAAGGCGAGAGTCTGGCCAAGTCCCCGCTGGAATACCTCTACGACAAGTTCAGTGCCTATATCGAAGACCGGCGCGCCGACCCGCGCGGCGACGTGCTGTCCGAGATGGCCGCGGCGACGTTCCCCGACGGCTCGGTGCCGGGTCCCGGCGACGTGGCCCGGGTGGCGGCCAACCTGTACTCGGCAGGCCAGGAGACCACGGTCCGGCTGCTCAGCGCCGCCCTGCAGATTCTGGGCGACAACCCGGAGTTCCAGGCGCAGCTGCGGGCGGACCGTTCCAAGGTCAGCAACTTCATCGAAGAAGCGCTGCGCTTCGAGAGCCCGGTCAAGGGCGACTTCCGATTGTCGAAGGAGCCGGTCACCATCGGCGGTGTGGACGTGCCGTCGGGTTCGACACTGATGGTGGTCCAAGCCGCTGCCAACCGCGACCCGCGCCGCTTCACCGACCCGAACACCTTCGACCCGTCGCGGTCGAATGCCCGGCAGCACATCGCATTCGGACGCGGCATCCACACCTGCCCGGGTGCCCCGCTGGCCCGCGCCGAGGCGCGGGTGGCGCTGATGCGGCTGCTGGATCGCACCACCGACATCCGCATCAGCGAAGAACACCACGGACCCGCCGGTGCGCGGCGATACACCTATGTGCCCACCTACATCCTGCGTGGGCTCACCGAACTGCACCTGGAGTTTGATCTCGCATGA
- a CDS encoding ferredoxin has protein sequence MKAHIDDGRCRGHGVCTTVCPDVFAMTDDGYAEAIVDEVPAGLEDRAREAADACPENAVILDQ, from the coding sequence ATGAAAGCCCACATCGATGACGGACGCTGCCGCGGTCACGGCGTATGCACCACCGTCTGTCCGGACGTGTTCGCGATGACCGACGACGGATACGCCGAGGCGATCGTCGACGAGGTGCCCGCCGGGCTCGAAGACCGCGCCCGGGAGGCGGCCGACGCCTGCCCGGAGAACGCCGTCATCCTCGATCAGTAG
- a CDS encoding helix-turn-helix domain-containing protein, translated as MAGSSFGDLLRDWRHRRRLSQLDLALEADVSARHVSFVESGRSTPSRAMVLRLADALAVPAREQNHLLLAAGLAPAYAERGFDDPAMAAVRAGVDQVLAAYDPYPCLAVNRNWDVLQINSGTAVLLDGVAPHLLKAPNALRIALAPDGLAPRIRNLAQWRHHLLSRLRREGAAPGLLAELESYPGGEDASTDLGGVAVPLEVDRLDGVPLTFLSMVTTFGTALDLTAAELSLEAFLPADAATAEALRSASTRP; from the coding sequence ATGGCCGGCTCATCGTTCGGGGATCTGTTGCGCGACTGGCGGCACCGGCGCCGACTCAGTCAACTCGACCTGGCACTGGAAGCCGACGTCTCGGCTCGGCACGTCAGCTTCGTCGAGAGTGGACGCTCCACGCCGAGCCGCGCCATGGTGCTCCGGTTGGCCGACGCCCTGGCCGTTCCGGCGCGCGAGCAGAACCACCTGCTGCTGGCTGCGGGGCTGGCGCCGGCGTACGCCGAGCGAGGCTTCGACGACCCCGCGATGGCAGCCGTGCGCGCCGGCGTCGATCAGGTGCTTGCCGCCTACGATCCGTACCCCTGCCTGGCAGTCAACCGCAATTGGGATGTGCTGCAGATCAATTCGGGTACCGCCGTGCTGCTGGACGGGGTTGCGCCGCATCTCCTGAAAGCCCCGAACGCCCTGCGAATCGCACTGGCGCCCGACGGCCTGGCGCCGCGCATCCGCAATCTGGCGCAGTGGCGGCATCACCTGCTCAGCCGGTTGCGCCGGGAAGGCGCCGCCCCCGGCCTGCTGGCGGAGCTGGAGTCCTACCCCGGCGGCGAAGACGCGTCGACCGATCTCGGCGGGGTCGCGGTCCCGTTGGAGGTCGACCGGCTCGACGGGGTGCCCCTGACGTTCCTGTCGATGGTGACGACGTTCGGTACCGCGCTCGACCTGACCGCCGCGGAGCTCAGCCTGGAGGCTTTCCTGCCCGCCGACGCGGCCACCGCCGAGGCACTGCGATCGGCGTCGACCCGGCCATAG